The proteins below are encoded in one region of Flavobacteriales bacterium TMED191:
- a CDS encoding T9SS C-terminal target domain-containing protein: FHTETLYNGVYLININQLNNSITKKVIINK; this comes from the coding sequence CTTCCATACAGAAACTTTATACAACGGAGTTTATCTTATCAATATAAACCAACTTAATAATTCCATTACTAAAAAAGTAATCATTAATAAATAA